The proteins below are encoded in one region of Aquisphaera giovannonii:
- a CDS encoding RpnC/YadD family protein, producing the protein MAKPFDAILREIFGEAPGPLLEVLLRRPVGPARVQSAELSTVTAEADSVIRVDEPEPWLAHVEFQTSYDPALPLRMLRYNVLAHYRHRLPVRSIALLLCKEANGPAMTGIYRPAPLGDDASLEFRYNTIRLWEWPAESLLSADPAMAPLAAIADVSADRLPGVLHAIREKLEAETPEDRFRKLWTATYILMGLKFSAEVADHLISGVENMAESSTYLKILNEGVVKGQIQELKRTIKRLGRIKFGAIEPAHEAAVDRVADLETLERLSERVLFTNGWDELLGELPRDSGDRPEPR; encoded by the coding sequence ATGGCGAAGCCGTTCGACGCGATCCTCAGGGAGATCTTCGGCGAGGCCCCCGGCCCGCTGCTGGAGGTCCTGCTGCGCCGGCCCGTCGGCCCGGCCCGGGTCCAGAGCGCCGAGCTGTCCACCGTCACCGCCGAGGCCGACTCCGTGATCCGCGTGGACGAGCCGGAGCCCTGGCTCGCCCACGTCGAGTTCCAGACCAGCTACGACCCGGCCCTGCCGCTGCGCATGCTCCGCTACAACGTCCTGGCCCACTACCGCCACCGCCTCCCGGTGCGGAGCATCGCCCTGCTGTTGTGCAAGGAAGCCAACGGACCGGCCATGACCGGCATCTATCGCCCCGCTCCCCTCGGTGACGACGCCTCCCTGGAATTCCGCTACAATACCATCAGACTCTGGGAGTGGCCCGCGGAGTCGCTGCTCTCGGCCGATCCCGCGATGGCCCCGCTCGCCGCGATCGCGGACGTCTCGGCGGATAGGCTCCCCGGCGTCCTCCACGCCATCAGGGAGAAGCTGGAGGCCGAGACGCCCGAGGACCGGTTCCGGAAGCTCTGGACCGCCACGTACATCCTCATGGGCCTGAAGTTCTCGGCCGAAGTCGCGGACCATCTCATCAGCGGAGTGGAAAACATGGCGGAATCCTCCACCTACCTGAAGATCCTCAACGAGGGCGTGGTCAAGGGCCAGATCCAGGAGCTGAAGCGGACGATCAAGCGGCTGGGCCGGATCAAGTTCGGGGCGATCGAGCCGGCCCACGAGGCGGCCGTCGACCGCGTCGCCGACCTCGAGACGCTCGAGCGCCTCAGCGAGCGCGTCCTCTTCACCAACGGCTGGGACGAGCTCCTCGGCGAGCTCCCGCGCGACTCGGGAGACCGGCCCGAGCCGCGCTGA
- a CDS encoding RpnC/YadD family protein, translating to MSKPFDAILKEIFGEAPGPLLEVLLRRPVGPARVQSAELSTVTAEADSVIRVDEPEPWLAHVEFQTSYDASLPLRMLRYNALAHYRHRLPVLSIALLLAREADGPALSGHYGAAFPGAEPRLEFRYNVVRLWEWSAEEVIAAGPSAAPLATLADVTEQELPGVLQAISQTMGREIASDKFRKLWTATYILMGLKFPNELVDRLITGVEDMAESSTYLKILRQGGIQELKRTIKRLGRIKFGAIEPAHEAAVDRVADLETLERLSERVLFANGWDELLGELPRDSGGPAETR from the coding sequence ATGTCCAAGCCGTTCGACGCGATCCTCAAGGAGATCTTCGGCGAGGCCCCCGGCCCGCTGCTGGAGGTCCTGCTGCGCCGGCCCGTCGGCCCGGCCCGGGTCCAGAGCGCCGAGCTGTCCACCGTCACCGCCGAGGCCGACTCCGTGATCCGCGTGGACGAGCCGGAGCCCTGGCTCGCCCACGTCGAGTTCCAGACGAGCTACGACGCCTCGCTACCGCTGCGCATGTTGCGGTACAACGCCTTGGCCCACTACCGCCACCGCCTCCCGGTACTCAGCATCGCCCTCCTGCTTGCACGCGAAGCAGACGGCCCGGCACTGAGCGGCCATTACGGGGCCGCATTCCCGGGGGCCGAACCTCGGCTCGAATTCCGGTATAATGTCGTGAGGCTCTGGGAGTGGTCCGCGGAGGAGGTCATCGCGGCCGGCCCGTCCGCCGCCCCGCTGGCCACCCTCGCCGACGTGACCGAGCAGGAACTCCCCGGAGTCCTCCAGGCCATCAGCCAGACGATGGGACGCGAGATCGCCAGCGACAAATTCCGGAAGCTCTGGACGGCCACGTACATCCTGATGGGGTTGAAGTTCCCGAACGAGCTGGTGGACCGACTCATCACCGGAGTGGAAGACATGGCGGAATCCTCCACCTACCTGAAGATCCTCCGACAGGGAGGCATCCAGGAGCTGAAGCGGACGATCAAGCGGCTGGGCCGGATCAAGTTCGGGGCGATCGAGCCGGCCCACGAGGCGGCCGTCGACCGCGTCGCCGACCTCGAGACGCTCGAGCGCCTCAGCGAGCGCGTCCTCTTCGCCAACGGCTGGGACGAGCTCCTCGGCGAGCTCCCGCGCGACTCCGGCGGCCCGGCCGAGACGCGCTGA
- the hemB gene encoding porphobilinogen synthase: protein MTFQPTAGYPLHRPRRLRAHPRLRDLTRENRLGVDDLIYPLFVYHGTNLRREIPSMPGQFQLSLDRFREAIDEVVELRIPAILLFGIPDSKDAFGSAACRDDGIVQEAVSIAKRQAPELLVITDLCFCEYTDHGHCGPLSDRGGRLDVDNDATLPLLARQAVSHARAGADVIAPSGMMDGMVKAIREGLDAEGFTGTPIMAYSAKFASGYYGPFREAAESAPAFGDRRSYQMDPANGDEAIREAALDLAEGADIVMVKPALAYLDVARRIKDTFGVPLAAYNVSGEYAMVKAAARNGWIDERRIVLETLTGFKRAGIDMILTYHAPDVARWLREG, encoded by the coding sequence ATGACCTTCCAGCCGACGGCCGGCTACCCGCTCCACCGCCCCAGGCGCCTCCGCGCCCACCCCCGCCTCCGCGACCTGACGCGAGAGAACCGCCTGGGGGTGGACGACCTCATCTACCCGCTGTTCGTCTACCACGGCACGAACCTGAGGCGGGAGATCCCCTCGATGCCCGGGCAGTTCCAGCTCTCGCTCGACCGCTTCCGCGAGGCGATCGACGAGGTGGTCGAGCTGCGGATCCCGGCGATCCTCCTCTTCGGCATCCCGGACTCCAAGGACGCCTTCGGCTCCGCGGCCTGCCGCGACGACGGCATCGTCCAGGAGGCCGTCTCCATCGCCAAGCGGCAGGCGCCCGAGCTCCTGGTGATCACGGACCTCTGCTTCTGCGAGTACACCGACCACGGCCACTGCGGCCCGCTCTCGGACCGGGGCGGCCGGCTCGACGTGGACAACGACGCGACGCTCCCGCTCCTGGCCCGCCAGGCCGTCAGCCACGCCCGGGCGGGCGCAGACGTGATCGCCCCGTCGGGGATGATGGACGGCATGGTGAAGGCCATCCGCGAGGGCCTCGACGCCGAGGGCTTCACGGGGACCCCGATCATGGCCTACTCGGCCAAGTTCGCCAGCGGCTACTACGGCCCGTTCCGCGAGGCGGCCGAGAGCGCCCCCGCCTTCGGCGACCGCCGGAGCTACCAGATGGACCCGGCCAACGGCGACGAGGCGATCCGCGAGGCGGCCCTCGACCTGGCCGAGGGCGCCGACATCGTCATGGTGAAGCCGGCGCTCGCCTACCTGGACGTCGCCCGCCGGATCAAGGACACCTTCGGCGTCCCCCTGGCCGCCTACAACGTCTCCGGAGAGTACGCCATGGTCAAGGCGGCCGCCCGCAACGGCTGGATCGACGAGCGTCGGATCGTCCTGGAGACGCTGACCGGCTTCAAGCGCGCCGGCATCGACATGATCCTCACCTATCACGCCCCGGACGTGGCGAGGTGGCTCCGCGAGGGCTGA
- a CDS encoding Rne/Rng family ribonuclease, producing MKKEMLINVLQPEECRIAIVENGVLEELYVERTSHESYTGNIYKGKVVNLEPAIQAAFVDFSVGRNGFLHVSDVEPQYYQGAASAEDEPEPGAAQLPAPGARPREPRRDREDRRRPRPDAFGEPLPPSLPPPRSEDRPPRDRDRDRDRERPDRSIRGRRDRSEAPRSFGEGLADELGPLPQPPRAPEPPRPEPREPAAERREEVERASWTEAVERGWEYEREREREREAAPEEPAEGRWRSARPADFFDPDLPPSRTQRSRLPQPPAAEAEAPERGRYRPAEPPEAEPPREARDEEEIESFAPREPRRDRGRGRGRPSPPAGRPPRAPSAFDAEDLEAPDERAAAAPIEDEPDAFEPGPRADEPRRRGGRAAIRSRGAEGERDRDRDRERPREREAAPPEPAPAPPRYARPQPEHEPERVRPAEPAEPPRERARPHARAGEPGYVPRRERLRAADPSPEAAPDAFAWPEAARDDVPDIESREFLGADDEPFGPPEAAADARGEGRDGKRRRRRRGRRRDRDRIDEPGSPAQDEFAAELDDEAAEADFGPSFGRDADEEDVRRAGVRELDIEEIDEIEEVAGLDVDIDDHEDLLHDDDLADAPRVAEEEIDPELEQEIRKEIEEIEALEREMGLRGPAEARPRREDAAGRGGRAGRGRGASKPPIQEIFRRGDEVLVQVIKESIGTKGPTLSTYISIPGRYLVLMPGLNRVGVSRKIVDEGQRRKLREIMHELNPPKGLGFIVRTAGLERSKRELARDLAYLLRLWKVILRRIKKTRTPGAIYQESDMITRTIRDIFTSEIDTIWIDEPAAFERAQEFLRVVMPRFVNRIKLYEEKVPLFHKYGIEDEIAKIQRRHVPLPEGGSIVIDQTEALVAIDVNSGNFRVEDDAEKTAYEMNLRAAREIARQLRLRDLGGVIVNDFIDMREERHRRGVERALREAIKRDRARTKILRMSAFGLIEMTRQRIRPSLKRSVYEDCPNCTGSGVVKTAESMAIDVMRLLALASHREEIRRINVTVSSSVATYLNNRKRKEIARIEADSNMTIQVGFKENVAAEHLHLDCYDANNTEIRLAPLPPPGHGKRGH from the coding sequence ATGAAAAAAGAAATGCTGATCAACGTCCTCCAGCCCGAGGAATGCCGCATCGCCATCGTCGAGAACGGCGTGCTGGAGGAGCTGTACGTCGAGCGCACCAGCCACGAGAGCTACACGGGGAACATCTACAAGGGCAAGGTCGTGAACCTCGAGCCGGCGATCCAGGCCGCGTTCGTGGACTTCTCGGTCGGCCGCAACGGGTTCCTCCACGTCTCCGACGTCGAGCCGCAGTATTACCAGGGGGCCGCCTCCGCCGAGGACGAGCCGGAGCCCGGCGCGGCCCAGCTCCCGGCCCCGGGCGCCCGCCCGCGCGAGCCGCGCCGCGACCGCGAGGACCGGCGGCGGCCCAGGCCGGACGCCTTCGGCGAGCCGCTCCCCCCGTCGCTCCCGCCGCCCCGCTCCGAGGATCGCCCGCCCAGGGACCGCGACCGGGACCGGGACCGGGAGCGCCCGGACCGCTCGATCCGCGGCCGCCGCGACCGGTCCGAGGCGCCGCGGTCCTTCGGGGAAGGGCTCGCCGACGAGCTGGGGCCGCTGCCCCAGCCGCCTCGGGCCCCCGAGCCCCCGCGCCCCGAGCCGCGCGAGCCGGCCGCCGAGAGGCGCGAGGAGGTCGAGCGGGCCTCGTGGACCGAGGCCGTGGAGCGCGGCTGGGAATATGAGCGGGAGAGGGAGCGGGAGCGGGAGGCCGCGCCGGAGGAGCCCGCCGAGGGGCGATGGCGATCGGCCCGCCCCGCCGACTTCTTCGACCCGGACCTGCCCCCCAGCCGGACGCAACGGTCGCGGCTCCCGCAGCCCCCGGCCGCCGAGGCCGAGGCCCCGGAGCGGGGGCGGTATCGCCCGGCCGAGCCCCCGGAGGCCGAGCCGCCCCGCGAGGCCCGCGACGAGGAGGAGATCGAGTCCTTCGCCCCCAGGGAGCCGCGCCGCGATCGCGGCCGGGGCCGCGGCCGGCCCTCGCCGCCGGCCGGACGCCCCCCCCGGGCGCCCTCGGCCTTCGACGCCGAGGACCTGGAGGCCCCGGACGAGCGGGCCGCGGCGGCCCCGATCGAGGACGAGCCGGACGCCTTCGAGCCCGGGCCCAGGGCCGACGAGCCCCGCCGCCGCGGCGGCCGCGCGGCGATCCGCTCCCGCGGCGCCGAGGGCGAGCGGGACCGCGACCGCGATCGGGAGAGGCCGAGGGAGCGAGAGGCGGCCCCGCCGGAGCCCGCCCCCGCCCCGCCGCGGTACGCCCGGCCCCAGCCGGAGCACGAGCCCGAGCGCGTGCGGCCCGCCGAGCCGGCGGAGCCCCCCCGCGAGCGGGCCAGGCCCCACGCCCGCGCCGGGGAGCCCGGCTACGTCCCCCGCCGCGAGCGGCTGAGGGCGGCCGACCCGTCCCCCGAGGCCGCGCCGGACGCCTTCGCCTGGCCCGAGGCGGCCCGGGACGACGTCCCGGACATCGAGTCCCGCGAGTTCCTGGGCGCCGACGACGAGCCGTTCGGCCCGCCCGAGGCGGCCGCCGACGCCCGCGGCGAGGGCCGCGACGGCAAGCGACGGCGGCGTCGACGCGGCCGCCGGCGCGACCGCGACCGGATCGATGAGCCGGGCTCGCCCGCCCAGGATGAATTCGCCGCCGAGCTCGACGACGAGGCCGCCGAGGCCGACTTCGGCCCCTCCTTCGGCCGCGACGCGGACGAGGAGGACGTCCGCCGCGCCGGGGTCCGCGAGCTCGACATCGAGGAGATCGACGAGATCGAGGAGGTCGCCGGCCTCGACGTCGACATCGACGACCACGAGGACCTGCTCCACGACGACGACCTGGCCGACGCGCCCCGGGTCGCCGAGGAGGAGATCGACCCCGAGCTCGAGCAGGAGATCCGCAAGGAGATCGAGGAGATCGAGGCCCTCGAGCGGGAGATGGGCCTCCGCGGGCCCGCCGAGGCTCGCCCCCGACGCGAGGACGCCGCCGGGCGCGGCGGCCGGGCCGGCCGCGGGCGGGGCGCCTCCAAGCCCCCGATCCAGGAGATCTTCCGCCGCGGCGACGAGGTCCTCGTCCAGGTCATCAAGGAGAGCATCGGCACCAAGGGCCCGACCCTCTCCACCTACATCAGCATCCCCGGCCGCTACCTGGTGCTCATGCCGGGCCTGAACCGCGTCGGCGTCTCCCGCAAGATCGTCGACGAGGGCCAGCGCCGCAAGCTCCGCGAGATCATGCACGAGCTGAACCCGCCCAAGGGGCTCGGCTTCATCGTCCGCACCGCCGGCCTGGAGCGATCCAAGCGGGAGCTCGCCCGCGACCTCGCCTACCTGCTGCGGCTCTGGAAGGTGATCCTCCGGCGGATCAAGAAGACCCGGACCCCGGGCGCCATCTACCAGGAATCGGACATGATCACCCGGACCATCCGGGACATCTTCACGTCCGAGATCGACACCATCTGGATCGACGAGCCGGCCGCCTTCGAGCGGGCCCAGGAGTTCCTCCGGGTGGTCATGCCCCGGTTCGTCAACCGGATCAAGCTGTACGAAGAGAAGGTGCCGCTGTTCCACAAGTACGGCATCGAGGACGAGATCGCCAAGATCCAGCGGCGGCACGTCCCGCTGCCGGAGGGCGGCTCCATCGTCATCGACCAGACCGAGGCCCTCGTGGCCATCGACGTCAACTCGGGCAACTTCCGCGTGGAGGACGACGCCGAGAAGACCGCCTACGAGATGAACCTCCGCGCCGCCCGCGAGATCGCCCGCCAGCTGCGGCTCCGCGACCTCGGCGGCGTCATCGTCAACGACTTCATCGACATGCGCGAGGAGCGGCACCGCCGCGGCGTCGAGCGGGCCCTCCGCGAGGCGATCAAGCGCGACCGCGCGAGGACCAAGATCCTCCGCATGAGCGCCTTCGGCCTCATCGAGATGACCCGCCAGCGGATCCGCCCCAGCCTCAAGCGGTCGGTCTACGAGGACTGCCCCAACTGCACCGGCTCCGGCGTCGTCAAGACGGCCGAGAGCATGGCCATCGACGTCATGCGGCTGCTGGCGCTGGCCTCGCACCGCGAGGAGATCCGCCGCATCAACGTCACCGTCAGCTCGAGCGTGGCGACCTACCTGAACAACCGCAAGCGGAAGGAGATCGCCCGCATCGAGGCCGATTCCAACATGACCATCCAGGTCGGCTTCAAGGAGAACGTGGCGGCCGAGCACCTGCACCTCGACTGCTACGACGCCAACAACACCGAGATCCGGCTGGCGCCCCTGCCCCCGCCGGGCCACGGCAAGCGGGGCCACTGA
- a CDS encoding TIGR03936 family radical SAM-associated protein encodes MTTATKLRLRFAKRGDLRLISHRDLLRCLERMLRRARLPVALSQGFNPRARIVFAMPLGLGIEGRSEIVDLELSRPEDPEEVLGRLRGVSPPGFDWLDVEALPDRSPAPRPVAAEYHLDVPPERRQDARSALQALLGEASRPVIRRRHDDGREQPIDVRAALLDAELTEDGTLKASLRVTPEGSARPEELLETLGLRDLLDRGSVLARARIELARSDETRG; translated from the coding sequence ATGACGACCGCCACGAAGCTGCGACTCCGATTCGCCAAGCGAGGGGACCTTCGCCTGATCAGCCACCGCGACCTGCTGCGCTGCCTGGAGCGGATGCTCCGCCGCGCGCGGCTCCCCGTGGCCCTGAGCCAGGGTTTCAACCCCCGCGCGCGGATCGTCTTCGCGATGCCCCTGGGCCTGGGCATCGAGGGGCGCTCCGAGATCGTCGATCTCGAGCTGTCCCGCCCGGAGGATCCGGAGGAGGTCCTGGGGCGCCTCCGCGGCGTCTCCCCTCCGGGGTTCGACTGGCTCGACGTCGAGGCCCTCCCCGACCGATCCCCGGCCCCCCGGCCGGTGGCCGCGGAGTACCACCTCGACGTCCCCCCCGAGCGTCGGCAGGACGCCCGGTCCGCGCTGCAAGCCCTCCTGGGCGAGGCCAGCCGGCCGGTGATCCGCCGCCGCCACGACGACGGCCGCGAGCAGCCCATCGACGTTCGCGCCGCGCTCCTGGACGCCGAATTGACCGAGGACGGGACGCTCAAGGCCAGCCTCCGGGTGACCCCGGAGGGCTCGGCCCGCCCCGAGGAACTGCTCGAGACCCTGGGCCTCCGCGACCTGCTGGATCGAGGATCCGTCCTGGCGCGAGCCCGCATCGAACTGGCCCGCAGCGACGAGACGAGAGGATAG
- the ptsP gene encoding phosphoenolpyruvate--protein phosphotransferase, with translation MPPPAPPHPTDGATPAAPPMQVLRGLAVSPGIAIGPVVAASPLGRRLPPRDIPREAIDAERARLDRALRDAGLEAEQAGIEARDRLGPQYADILGAHARMIGDVTLRDGARLRIERDAISAEHAVIEILEGHASRLEQLSDSHLAARAADVRDIEARILGQLQGRRPGGLQDDLTAPSVILARDLSPSEAAGLDPRRVLGFATEAGGRASHTAIVAAALEIPAVVGLGRFLERARHARTAIIDGDEGLVILDPDEATRGRYRAAAEERSERFQVLSRQAGLPAVTLDGTRVELWGNIEFAAEVDACLSLGAAGVGLYRTEFLFLTAESPPTEEQQYEAYAAVIRSLQGRPIVIRTLDLGADKLERYRASAHREANPFLGLRSIRLTLRDPELSRPQLRALLRAAALGDVRIMFPLVSTITEIRRARALLGEAAAGLAAEGVAFRGDPPVGVMVEVPAAALVADHLAKEVDFFSIGTNDLVQYTLAVDRTNEALADLYSPADPAVLRLIERVVRAAAARGIDVSVCGAMGGDPLYAMLLLGLGLRHLSMPPHQLPEVRRVIRGIRDDDAAALAAEAMAMETAAEVAALLERRLREALPDTPRPGRDAAREADAGGRAANTTSVP, from the coding sequence ATGCCGCCACCGGCCCCTCCCCACCCCACCGACGGCGCGACGCCCGCGGCCCCCCCCATGCAGGTGCTGCGGGGCCTGGCCGTCAGCCCGGGCATCGCCATCGGCCCGGTGGTGGCGGCGAGCCCGCTGGGCCGGCGGCTGCCCCCCCGGGACATCCCCCGCGAGGCGATCGACGCCGAGCGGGCGCGGCTGGACCGGGCGCTGCGGGACGCCGGGCTCGAGGCGGAGCAGGCCGGCATCGAGGCCCGCGACCGGCTCGGGCCGCAGTACGCCGACATCCTCGGCGCCCACGCCCGGATGATCGGCGACGTCACGCTCCGCGACGGGGCCCGCCTGCGGATCGAGCGGGACGCGATCTCGGCGGAGCACGCCGTCATCGAGATCCTCGAGGGGCACGCCTCCCGGCTGGAGCAGCTCAGCGACTCCCACCTGGCGGCCCGCGCCGCCGACGTCCGGGACATCGAGGCGCGGATCCTCGGCCAGCTCCAGGGCCGCAGGCCCGGCGGCCTCCAGGACGACCTGACCGCCCCCTCGGTCATCCTGGCGCGGGACCTCTCGCCGAGCGAGGCGGCGGGCCTGGATCCCCGCCGGGTCCTCGGCTTCGCCACCGAGGCCGGCGGCCGGGCCAGCCACACGGCGATCGTCGCCGCGGCCCTGGAGATCCCCGCCGTGGTCGGCCTGGGGCGGTTCCTGGAGCGGGCCCGGCACGCCCGCACGGCGATCATCGACGGCGACGAGGGGCTGGTCATCCTGGACCCCGACGAGGCCACGCGGGGGCGCTACCGGGCCGCCGCCGAGGAGCGGTCGGAGCGGTTCCAGGTCCTCTCCCGCCAGGCGGGCCTCCCCGCCGTGACGCTCGACGGCACGCGGGTGGAGCTCTGGGGCAACATCGAGTTCGCCGCGGAGGTGGACGCCTGCCTGAGCCTGGGCGCCGCGGGGGTGGGCCTCTACCGCACCGAGTTCCTGTTCCTGACCGCGGAGTCCCCGCCGACCGAGGAGCAGCAGTACGAGGCGTACGCCGCGGTGATCCGCTCGCTGCAGGGCCGCCCGATCGTCATCCGGACCCTCGACCTCGGGGCCGACAAGCTGGAGCGCTACCGGGCCTCGGCCCACCGCGAGGCCAACCCCTTCCTGGGCCTGCGGAGCATCCGGCTGACCCTGCGGGATCCGGAGCTGTCCCGGCCCCAGCTCCGCGCCCTGCTCCGCGCCGCGGCGCTGGGCGACGTCCGGATCATGTTCCCCCTGGTGTCGACGATCACCGAGATCCGCCGGGCCCGCGCCCTGCTGGGCGAGGCGGCCGCGGGGCTGGCGGCGGAGGGCGTCGCCTTCCGCGGCGACCCGCCGGTCGGGGTCATGGTGGAGGTCCCCGCCGCGGCCCTCGTGGCCGATCACCTGGCGAAGGAGGTGGACTTCTTCTCGATAGGCACGAACGACCTCGTCCAGTACACGCTCGCCGTCGACCGGACCAACGAGGCCCTCGCCGACCTGTACTCGCCCGCCGACCCCGCCGTGCTCCGCCTGATCGAGCGGGTGGTCCGGGCCGCCGCGGCGCGGGGGATCGACGTCAGCGTCTGCGGGGCGATGGGCGGCGACCCGCTCTATGCGATGCTCCTCCTGGGCCTGGGCCTGCGGCACCTGAGCATGCCGCCGCACCAGCTCCCGGAGGTCCGCCGCGTCATCCGCGGGATCCGCGACGACGACGCGGCCGCCCTCGCCGCCGAGGCGATGGCCATGGAGACCGCCGCGGAGGTGGCCGCCCTGCTCGAGCGGCGGCTCCGCGAGGCCCTCCCCGACACGCCGCGGCCCGGCCGCGACGCGGCCCGCGAGGCGGATGCCGGCGGGAGGGCCGCCAACACCACGAGTGTCCCTTGA
- a CDS encoding HPr family phosphocarrier protein, translating to MMSDEPATFRRPVEISNALGLHLRPADKFVKLALRYRSEVWILYNGNQYNGKSILDLTSLAAERGTRLEIEARGPDAEDAIKALEELVVARFYEDEEGEAVPEQPREPAR from the coding sequence ATGATGAGCGACGAACCCGCAACCTTCCGGCGCCCGGTCGAGATCAGCAACGCCCTCGGCCTGCACCTGCGCCCCGCCGACAAGTTCGTCAAGCTCGCGCTCCGCTATCGGTCGGAGGTCTGGATCCTCTACAATGGCAACCAGTACAACGGCAAGAGCATCCTCGACCTGACGTCCCTGGCCGCGGAGCGGGGCACCCGGCTGGAGATCGAGGCGCGGGGGCCGGACGCCGAGGACGCGATCAAGGCGCTCGAGGAGCTGGTCGTCGCCCGGTTCTACGAGGACGAGGAAGGCGAGGCGGTGCCGGAGCAGCCCCGGGAGCCCGCCCGATGA
- a CDS encoding PTS sugar transporter subunit IIA, producing MKLSDFVIRDSIIVDMQATTKEAAIREMVQGLNASGYLPDSEVESVIRAILGREELGSTGIGMGVAVPHTRHATLTRLIGTVALSRRGVDFAALDGDPVNIFFLLVSPQNQPGDHLRALENISRHLKDERFVSFLRQADDKAQVVQVLEDADQNTL from the coding sequence ATGAAGCTTTCGGATTTCGTGATTCGCGATTCGATCATCGTCGACATGCAGGCGACGACCAAGGAAGCGGCGATCCGGGAGATGGTGCAGGGCCTGAACGCGTCCGGATACCTCCCCGACTCGGAGGTCGAGAGCGTGATCCGCGCCATCCTGGGCCGCGAGGAGCTGGGCTCGACGGGGATCGGCATGGGGGTGGCCGTGCCCCACACGCGGCACGCGACGCTCACCCGGCTGATCGGGACCGTGGCGCTGTCGCGCCGGGGGGTCGATTTCGCGGCCCTCGACGGCGACCCCGTGAACATCTTCTTCCTGCTGGTCTCCCCCCAGAACCAGCCCGGCGACCACCTCAGGGCCCTGGAGAACATCTCGCGACACCTGAAGGACGAGCGGTTCGTGAGCTTCCTGCGGCAGGCCGACGACAAGGCGCAGGTCGTCCAGGTGCTCGAGGACGCGGATCAGAACACGCTGTAG
- the hpf gene encoding ribosome hibernation-promoting factor, HPF/YfiA family has translation MQIEISTRHGELTAEQHRHLHEKSEKLLKYFGRLMAVEVAANHAKQLWEVEILVSAEHKHDFVASDVGPTPEAAMDLCVHKVENQLRRYKEKVQKHKGDASQGGVPPRSSDQAEPPGSA, from the coding sequence GTGCAAATCGAGATCTCGACGCGCCACGGCGAGCTGACGGCCGAGCAGCATCGCCATCTTCACGAGAAGTCCGAGAAGTTGCTCAAGTATTTCGGGCGACTGATGGCGGTGGAGGTGGCCGCGAACCACGCGAAGCAGCTCTGGGAGGTCGAGATCCTGGTGTCGGCGGAGCACAAGCACGACTTCGTCGCCAGCGACGTGGGCCCGACCCCCGAAGCGGCGATGGACCTGTGCGTGCACAAGGTCGAGAACCAGCTCCGCCGCTACAAAGAGAAGGTCCAGAAACACAAGGGCGATGCGTCTCAGGGAGGGGTCCCGCCCCGGTCGAGCGACCAGGCGGAGCCCCCCGGATCGGCGTGA